In Funiculus sociatus GB2-C1, the following proteins share a genomic window:
- a CDS encoding EAL domain-containing response regulator: protein MNKILVIEDEEPVLAGMSALLIAENFDVIGAENGKLGVKLALKNQPELIICDVTMPELDGYGVLRELRQNPATAMIPFIFLTAKSTKSDLRQGMELGADDYLTKPFTRDELLGAIAARFKKQTVMFEHYSTELKHTEEKVNHLVYYNNLTDLPNRLSLQEQFHQVIAHIDKLPSQSSISILSISLDRFSRVNDSLGYTLGDLLLKSVAERLTMCVSSGDFVAHLQADIFAIILLTDDTKSDVGVIHDILNTISQPFMLEGHEVFITSSIGISCYPSDGGDIDTLIKNASLATFGAKKQGGNTYQFYTSDMQADSVDQLTLESSLRRALEREEFQVYYQPQVELKTGKIVGIEALIRWQHPELGLISPATFIPLAEETGLIMPIGEWVLKTACAQTQAWQTAGFSSLRVAVNLSCRQFNQENLGESIVEILNNTGLAPQFLELEITESVLTQNESAAIKTLNKLKLLGIEISIDDFGTGYSSLSYLKKFPFSTLKIDQSFIRNINTDARCKNITMAIIQMSQKLNLKVIAEGVEAAEEVSFLCQHNCDEVQGYLFCRPVPPEELEKLLWKGKKLPIPILI from the coding sequence ATGAACAAGATTTTAGTTATTGAAGATGAAGAACCAGTTTTAGCTGGAATGAGCGCCCTTTTAATAGCTGAGAATTTCGATGTAATAGGCGCAGAAAATGGTAAACTTGGGGTAAAGCTGGCACTCAAAAACCAACCAGAGTTAATTATTTGTGATGTCACAATGCCGGAACTGGATGGATACGGTGTATTGAGAGAACTGCGTCAAAATCCAGCCACGGCTATGATTCCTTTTATTTTTCTAACTGCAAAATCTACCAAATCCGATCTGCGTCAGGGTATGGAACTGGGGGCTGATGATTATCTTACCAAACCGTTTACCAGAGATGAATTATTGGGCGCGATCGCTGCTAGATTCAAAAAACAAACAGTAATGTTTGAACATTACTCAACTGAATTAAAACATACAGAAGAAAAAGTCAATCACCTGGTATATTACAATAACTTGACCGACCTGCCCAATCGCTTGTCACTACAAGAACAGTTCCATCAAGTGATTGCTCATATAGACAAATTACCAAGCCAATCTTCTATTAGTATTCTCTCTATTAGTTTAGATAGATTTAGCCGCGTCAACGACTCTTTAGGCTATACACTAGGCGACTTGCTACTTAAGTCTGTAGCCGAACGCCTGACAATGTGTGTTAGTAGCGGCGACTTTGTTGCTCACTTGCAAGCCGATATATTTGCAATTATTCTTCTAACTGATGACACAAAATCAGATGTTGGCGTTATCCACGACATTTTAAATACAATTTCTCAACCTTTCATGCTGGAGGGTCACGAAGTCTTTATCACCTCCAGCATTGGCATCTCGTGCTATCCGTCGGATGGTGGTGACATTGACACTTTAATTAAAAATGCTTCTCTAGCAACATTCGGGGCTAAAAAGCAAGGGGGAAATACTTATCAGTTTTACACATCAGATATGCAGGCTGACTCTGTCGATCAATTGACCCTAGAATCTAGCTTGCGCCGTGCCTTAGAACGAGAAGAATTTCAGGTATACTATCAGCCGCAAGTCGAATTAAAAACCGGAAAGATTGTTGGGATAGAAGCGTTAATACGTTGGCAACATCCAGAACTAGGGCTAATTTCTCCGGCAACATTTATACCATTGGCAGAAGAAACAGGCTTGATTATGCCCATTGGCGAATGGGTTTTAAAAACTGCTTGCGCTCAAACTCAAGCATGGCAAACCGCTGGTTTTTCTTCTTTACGAGTAGCAGTTAATTTGTCATGCAGACAATTCAATCAAGAAAACTTGGGTGAGAGTATAGTCGAAATTTTAAATAACACAGGTCTGGCTCCGCAATTTTTAGAATTAGAAATTACTGAAAGCGTACTAACCCAAAATGAATCAGCAGCTATCAAGACATTAAATAAGTTGAAGCTTTTAGGAATCGAAATATCTATTGATGATTTCGGGACTGGATATTCTTCTTTAAGTTATCTCAAAAAATTTCCTTTTTCTACTTTAAAAATAGACCAGAGTTTCATCCGGAATATTAACACTGATGCTAGATGTAAAAACATCACTATGGCAATTATTCAAATGTCACAAAAATTGAATTTAAAAGTGATTGCTGAGGGAGTAGAAGCGGCAGAAGAAGTATCTTTTCTTTGCCAACATAATTGTGATGAAGTCCAAGGATATTTGTTTTGTCGCCCTGTACCACCGGAAGAATTGGAAAAACTACTGTGGAAAGGTAAGAAACTGCCGATTCCTATTTTAATTTAA
- a CDS encoding GGDEF domain-containing response regulator: MKNPQEQLNALRIAYTQQLPSRVEQIEAMWNQLLASLEKSIAVEEGESGRVGKDNTKFLFSPHHPITASPPLPLSEASSLLVTLHNLTHRLAGSGATFGFLTLGNAARTLELVFKAMLECGDLPTSEQQAQILVLLGVLKHAASEICLLSTQELSVNLPLTLPPLPESDNRLIFLVEDDPLLSQDLVLQIGCFGYDVRAFNEFVELQDAIAQTPPAAVIMDVVFPEDNLAGPKTITQIQKGREQPLPVVFISCRNDLTARLQAVRAGGKAYFPKPINIGELIDALDSLTAPQTPEPYRILIVDDDASLATFYSLTLEQAGMMTVAIADPLQVMQPLIEFRPDLILMDMYMPGCDGLELASVIRQQPAYMGIPIVFLSVETDFNKQLTAIQLGGDDFLTKPILPHHLVASVMPRVQRSRLLRSVMVRDSLTGLLNHTTIKEQLSIEVQRASRENTTVAFAMIDIDDFKSVNDTYGHLTGDRVLKSLSRLLQQRLRKTDITGRYGGEEFAIILPHTDGLTAVKVLNRIREGFAKVRQQSEGAEFSVTFSCGVAVFPSVVDATQLNEAADKALYEAKRHGRNKVVIANS; this comes from the coding sequence GTGAAAAATCCACAAGAACAACTAAACGCCTTACGTATTGCTTACACGCAGCAACTACCAAGTCGAGTTGAGCAGATTGAAGCTATGTGGAATCAGCTGCTTGCAAGTTTGGAAAAGAGTATCGCAGTGGAGGAGGGGGAGAGTGGGAGAGTGGGAAAAGATAATACTAAATTCCTCTTTTCACCTCATCACCCCATCACCGCCTCACCGCCTCTGCCCCTCTCCGAAGCTTCCTCACTTTTGGTAACGCTGCACAACTTAACACACCGTCTGGCTGGATCGGGCGCTACATTTGGCTTTCTAACGTTAGGCAATGCCGCCCGAACATTGGAACTTGTTTTCAAAGCGATGCTGGAATGTGGGGATTTGCCAACTTCGGAACAGCAAGCACAAATTTTGGTGCTGCTAGGGGTATTGAAACACGCGGCGAGTGAAATTTGTTTACTGTCCACTCAAGAATTGTCGGTAAACCTGCCGCTGACACTTCCTCCCCTACCGGAGTCAGACAATCGGCTGATTTTTCTGGTTGAAGACGATCCACTTTTGTCACAGGATTTAGTGTTGCAAATCGGTTGTTTTGGTTATGATGTTCGCGCCTTTAACGAGTTTGTTGAACTTCAGGACGCGATCGCTCAAACACCCCCAGCAGCAGTCATCATGGATGTGGTGTTCCCTGAAGACAATTTGGCAGGCCCGAAAACTATCACCCAAATCCAGAAAGGGCGCGAACAACCTTTGCCAGTTGTATTTATCTCTTGCAGAAACGATCTGACAGCGCGTTTGCAGGCAGTGAGGGCAGGTGGGAAGGCATATTTCCCTAAGCCGATTAATATCGGAGAGTTGATTGATGCTTTGGATTCGCTGACGGCACCGCAAACCCCAGAACCGTATCGAATTTTAATTGTTGACGATGATGCGTCTTTGGCTACTTTCTATAGCTTAACTTTAGAGCAGGCGGGGATGATGACGGTAGCGATCGCTGATCCTTTGCAGGTGATGCAGCCTTTGATTGAGTTTAGACCGGATTTGATTTTGATGGATATGTATATGCCGGGTTGCGATGGCTTGGAATTGGCATCGGTGATCCGTCAGCAACCTGCTTATATGGGGATTCCGATTGTGTTTCTCTCGGTAGAGACTGATTTTAATAAGCAGCTGACGGCGATTCAGCTAGGCGGGGACGATTTTTTGACTAAGCCAATTTTGCCACACCATCTCGTGGCGTCGGTGATGCCGCGAGTGCAGCGATCGCGTCTTTTACGTTCTGTGATGGTGCGCGATAGTTTGACGGGGCTACTTAATCATACGACTATCAAAGAGCAATTAAGTATTGAAGTGCAACGGGCTAGCCGGGAAAATACCACAGTCGCCTTTGCCATGATTGATATTGATGATTTTAAGTCAGTTAATGATACCTATGGGCATTTGACAGGCGATCGCGTTTTGAAAAGTCTCTCCCGTCTATTGCAGCAGCGTTTGCGTAAAACTGATATTACTGGTCGTTACGGCGGTGAAGAATTTGCTATCATCTTGCCGCATACAGATGGTCTAACAGCAGTCAAGGTGCTCAATCGCATCCGGGAAGGCTTTGCCAAAGTTCGGCAACAGTCTGAAGGGGCTGAATTTTCCGTCACTTTTAGCTGTGGTGTTGCTGTTTTTCCCAGTGTGGTTGATGCGACGCAACTCAATGAAGCCGCAGACAAAGCACTCTACGAAGCCAAACGACACGGACGAAATAAAGTTGTTATTGCTAATTCCTAA
- a CDS encoding response regulator: MSTPPLNRILFVEDDPDIQTVASLGLQAVGGFTVQICSSGSEAIQAAPTFAPDLILLDVMMPGMDGISTLKALRELRETLTTPVIFLTAKVQTHEVASYKQLGVLDVIAKPFDPMTLSATLNRLWSQYHV, translated from the coding sequence TTGTCTACCCCACCTCTAAACCGGATTTTGTTTGTGGAAGATGACCCAGATATCCAAACTGTTGCCAGCTTGGGTTTGCAGGCTGTCGGCGGTTTTACTGTGCAAATATGTAGTTCTGGCAGTGAAGCAATTCAAGCCGCGCCAACTTTTGCCCCAGATTTGATTCTGCTTGATGTGATGATGCCGGGTATGGACGGTATTAGTACGCTAAAGGCTCTGCGCGAACTAAGAGAAACTTTAACTACTCCTGTGATTTTTTTGACTGCCAAAGTTCAAACTCACGAAGTAGCTTCCTATAAACAACTCGGCGTTTTGGATGTAATTGCAAAGCCGTTTGACCCGATGACTCTTTCTGCAACTCTTAATCGCTTGTGGTCTCAGTACCATGTTTAA